The Actinomadura sp. WMMB 499 genome includes a window with the following:
- a CDS encoding PPOX class F420-dependent oxidoreductase — protein MEKMTDDEWRAFVTAGTRTGKCAVTRADGSPHVTPIWFVLDGDDLLFNTGAGTVKGRALARDPRLSVCVDDQEPPYSFVLVRAEATLVEDLDEMRRWATEIGGRYMGADRAAEFGARNAVPGEYLVRARITKVTAERDLAG, from the coding sequence ATGGAGAAGATGACCGACGACGAATGGCGCGCGTTCGTCACCGCGGGGACGCGGACCGGGAAGTGCGCGGTCACCCGCGCGGACGGATCGCCGCACGTGACGCCGATCTGGTTCGTCCTCGACGGCGACGACCTGCTGTTCAACACCGGCGCCGGCACCGTCAAGGGCCGCGCGCTCGCCCGCGACCCGCGCCTGTCGGTGTGCGTGGACGACCAGGAGCCGCCGTACTCGTTCGTGCTCGTGCGGGCCGAGGCGACGCTCGTCGAGGACCTGGACGAGATGCGCCGCTGGGCGACCGAGATCGGCGGCCGGTACATGGGCGCCGATCGCGCCGCGGAGTTCGGCGCCCGCAACGCCGTCCCCGGCGAGTACCTCGTGCGCGCCCGCATCACGAAGGTGACCGCCGAGCGCGACCTCGCCGGATAG
- a CDS encoding DUF5999 family protein — protein sequence MCPHQPPCPSHDEPDRDAARTLAAHPEQGWSLLCNGVVLFEDTGELLPDGGIIAPHRPTDLQESSAA from the coding sequence ATGTGCCCGCACCAGCCGCCCTGTCCCTCGCACGACGAACCCGACCGCGACGCCGCCCGCACGCTGGCCGCCCACCCCGAGCAGGGGTGGAGCCTGCTGTGCAACGGCGTGGTGCTCTTCGAGGACACCGGTGAGCTGCTGCCCGACGGGGGGATCATCGCACCGCACCGGCCGACGGACCTGCAGGAGTCCTCCGCGGCCTAG
- a CDS encoding alpha/beta family hydrolase, whose translation MEIPTAHGLAEAVLDEPDEPAFLLVLTHGSNGGVDAPDLLAVRDAALELGGGVARVMQPFRLAGRRAPGPAVKQDEAWLEVVAAVRERFADVPLVQGGRSNGARVACRTARAAGAAGVLALAFPLHPPGKPERSRADELRSAGVEVLVVNGDRDPFGVPDPADAARVVVLPGERHELAKDPVAVAAAAVPWLRRWAASRSAVSP comes from the coding sequence ATGGAGATCCCCACCGCGCACGGGCTCGCCGAGGCGGTCCTCGACGAGCCCGACGAGCCCGCGTTTTTGCTGGTCCTGACGCACGGGTCGAACGGGGGAGTGGACGCGCCGGACCTGCTCGCGGTCCGGGACGCGGCGCTGGAACTGGGCGGCGGGGTCGCGCGGGTGATGCAGCCGTTCCGGCTCGCGGGCCGCCGGGCGCCGGGCCCGGCGGTGAAGCAGGACGAGGCGTGGCTGGAGGTCGTCGCGGCGGTGCGGGAGCGGTTCGCGGACGTCCCCCTGGTGCAGGGCGGCCGGAGCAACGGAGCGCGGGTGGCGTGCCGGACGGCGCGGGCGGCGGGGGCGGCCGGGGTGCTGGCGCTCGCCTTCCCGCTGCATCCGCCGGGGAAACCGGAACGGTCGCGGGCGGACGAGCTGCGTTCGGCGGGCGTGGAGGTGCTCGTGGTGAACGGTGACCGGGATCCGTTCGGCGTCCCGGACCCGGCCGACGCGGCGCGGGTGGTGGTGCTGCCGGGGGAGCGGCACGAGCTGGCGAAGGATCCGGTGGCGGTCGCGGCGGCGGCGGTCCCGTGGCTGCGGCGCTGGGCGGCGTCCCGGAGCGCCGTCTCGCCGTGA
- a CDS encoding lipopolysaccharide assembly protein LapB, protein MSESPDPVPAATEPAAPDERNDGRGPAERPDERGPDPALLCEEARDLAERGESARAADLFERVLALGDTPHRAQAALGLAVVLDDAGDTARAREADRAAIATGDPEYGPRAAYHLALTHERAGEHDLAAPAWRVVVDFGNPAYLPPAHLALARLADDAGDFDAARGHWEAVLATGDPEHGPPAAHDLAQRHLERGDPVRAQRVLTAGLKLIDRAAAPYAHARLAVTLGIACLDQAVAAFGAALGEAGEPADPEAGPLATELLARTLPLRGRGAEAREVWRRGLADPGTAAQVRARLRRDFAGDDEDADPADLWWEPVVEQAVTDGTLPALAGEAFGALDHMYALLAARYAGGPREGRAGETRELLGRAVGVPDGYPWGPLLRESFTERFRLAADRADPADH, encoded by the coding sequence ATGAGCGAGTCCCCGGACCCGGTACCCGCGGCCACCGAGCCCGCCGCGCCGGACGAACGGAACGACGGGCGCGGGCCCGCCGAGCGGCCCGACGAGCGAGGGCCGGACCCGGCCCTGCTGTGCGAGGAGGCCCGGGACCTCGCCGAGCGCGGCGAGTCCGCCCGCGCCGCGGACCTGTTCGAGCGGGTGCTCGCCCTCGGCGACACCCCGCACCGGGCCCAGGCAGCCCTCGGTCTCGCGGTCGTCCTCGACGACGCCGGAGACACCGCGCGCGCCCGCGAGGCCGACCGCGCGGCCATCGCCACCGGCGACCCCGAGTACGGCCCGCGCGCCGCCTACCACCTGGCCCTCACCCACGAACGAGCGGGCGAGCACGACCTGGCCGCACCGGCTTGGCGCGTCGTCGTCGACTTCGGCAACCCCGCCTACCTGCCGCCCGCGCACCTCGCCCTGGCCCGGCTCGCCGACGACGCCGGCGACTTCGACGCCGCCCGCGGCCACTGGGAGGCCGTGCTGGCCACCGGCGACCCCGAGCACGGGCCGCCCGCCGCGCACGACCTCGCGCAGCGGCACCTCGAGCGCGGCGACCCCGTGCGCGCCCAGCGCGTCCTGACGGCCGGGCTGAAGCTGATCGACCGCGCCGCCGCCCCGTACGCGCACGCCCGCCTCGCCGTCACCCTCGGCATCGCGTGCCTCGACCAGGCCGTGGCCGCGTTCGGCGCGGCCCTCGGCGAGGCCGGCGAGCCCGCCGACCCCGAGGCCGGTCCGCTCGCCACCGAGCTCCTCGCCCGCACCCTGCCGCTGCGCGGGCGCGGCGCCGAGGCTCGCGAGGTGTGGCGGCGCGGCCTCGCCGACCCCGGGACGGCCGCGCAGGTGCGGGCCCGGCTCCGCCGCGACTTCGCCGGGGACGACGAGGACGCCGACCCGGCCGACCTGTGGTGGGAGCCGGTCGTGGAGCAGGCCGTCACCGACGGGACGCTGCCCGCCCTCGCCGGCGAGGCGTTCGGCGCGCTCGACCACATGTACGCGCTGCTCGCCGCCCGGTACGCCGGGGGACCGCGCGAGGGGCGCGCCGGCGAGACCCGCGAGCTGCTCGGCCGGGCGGTGGGCGTCCCGGACGGCTACCCGTGGGGCCCGCTGCTGCGGGAGAGCTTCACCGAGCGGTTCCGCCTGGCGGCCGACCGGGCAGACCCCGCCGACCATTGA
- a CDS encoding response regulator transcription factor, which yields MAGVTRPVRVLIVDDDPMVRAGLTMLLDGAAGIAVVGEAADGDEVPAAADAHAPDVVLMDLRMPRVDGITATRRLRGRAAPPEVAVLTTFDTDENILRALRAGAAGFLLKDTPPEQLVQAVRRVAAGDPILSPAVTRRLMDRAVVQAGAYERARAALDVLTPREREVVVAVARGRANAEIAAELFVGLATVKAHVSTVLDKLGLDNRTQIALLAHDAGLD from the coding sequence ATGGCCGGCGTGACCCGTCCCGTGCGCGTGCTGATCGTCGACGACGATCCCATGGTCCGCGCCGGGCTGACGATGCTCCTGGACGGCGCCGCCGGCATCGCCGTCGTGGGGGAGGCCGCCGACGGCGACGAGGTGCCCGCGGCCGCGGACGCCCACGCCCCCGACGTGGTGCTCATGGACCTGCGGATGCCCCGGGTGGACGGCATCACCGCCACCCGGCGGCTGCGCGGCCGCGCCGCGCCGCCCGAGGTCGCCGTGCTCACCACCTTCGACACCGACGAGAACATCCTCCGCGCGCTGCGCGCCGGGGCCGCCGGATTCCTGCTGAAGGACACGCCCCCCGAACAGCTCGTCCAGGCCGTGAGGCGCGTCGCGGCCGGGGACCCGATCCTGTCCCCGGCGGTCACCCGGCGGCTCATGGACCGCGCGGTCGTCCAGGCCGGGGCCTACGAGCGGGCGCGCGCCGCGCTGGACGTGCTCACGCCCCGCGAGCGCGAGGTCGTCGTGGCCGTGGCCCGGGGACGCGCCAACGCCGAGATCGCCGCCGAGCTGTTCGTCGGCCTGGCCACCGTGAAGGCCCACGTGTCGACCGTCCTCGACAAGCTCGGCCTGGACAACCGGACCCAGATCGCCCTGCTCGCCCACGACGCGGGACTCGACTGA